A genomic region of Oryza glaberrima chromosome 1, OglaRS2, whole genome shotgun sequence contains the following coding sequences:
- the LOC127760573 gene encoding Bowman-Birk type wound-induced proteinase inhibitor WIP1-like has protein sequence MKSSTLMVILVLQAVLVMGIFAAVAKENESKGNTETNGGKLKCCSSCNFSFSGLYTCEDVVKKCDPVCKSCAVVKTHPVKKFKCTDTFLGMCGPPCKH, from the exons ATGAAGAGCAGCACGCTCATGGTGATCCTGGTTCTCCAGGCCGTCCTGGTCATGGGGATTTTTGCAGCTGTGGCTAAGGAGAATG AGAGCAAGGGCAACACTGAGACCAACGGTGGCAAGCTCAAgtgctgcagcagctgcaactTCTCCTTCTCGGGGCTCTACACCTGCGAGGACGTCGTCAAGAAGTGCGACCCCGTCTGCAAGAGCTGCGCCGTCGTCAAGACTCACCCTGTGAAGAAGTTCAAGTGCACCGACACCTTCCTCGGCATGTGCGGCCCTCCCTGCAAGCACTGA
- the LOC127766371 gene encoding Bowman-Birk type wound-induced proteinase inhibitor WIP1-like encodes MKSSTLLVILAVQAALIMGIFAAVAKENAVGESKAIDINPGQLKCCSNCNFSFSGLYTCDDIVKKCDPVCKKCAVVKTYPVKMFKCTDTFLGMCGPSCKH; translated from the exons ATGAAGAGCAGCACTCTCTTGGTGATCCTGGCTGTCCAGGCCGCTCTTATCATGGGAATCTTTGCTGCTGTGGCAAAAGAAAATG CCGTGGGTGAGAGCAAGGCGATCGACATCAACCCGGGGCAGCTCAAGTGCTGCAGCAACTGCAACTTCTCCTTCTCGGGGCTCTACACCTGCGACGACATCGTCAAGAAATGCGACCCTGTCTGCAAGAAATGCGCCGTCGTCAAGACCTACCCTGTGAAGATGTTCAAGTGCACCGACACCTTCCTCGGCATGTGCGGCCCTTCCTGCAagcactga
- the LOC127760577 gene encoding receptor-like protein 7 has product MFVSRRYRSTSSLLIYSILLSSIVFRHMASIGLGLLPLLFLLHLPTIATSRAHLDSNNTVWCHPDQARALLQLKESFYWGNSTIILPTWQDGTDCCTWEGVGCDASSHLVTVLDLSGRGMYSVSDGFEPALFSLTSLQRLDLSMNSLGTSSTTKDAEFDRLTSLTHLNLSNSGLDRQIPMGISKLINLVSLDLSDRYDWMNFISGSSNYLQESRLMSLVANLSNLKELYLDNMDMSTDVDEWCKTLAQSVPRLQVLSLEGCSLNTPIHHSLLRLHSLTVINLQSNPGIAVNIFPDFFMGFANLTVLRLSDNNLEGWFPDRFFQLKNLRILDLSFNMNLLGHLPKVPTSLETLRLEGTSFSYAKPISSSNFNMLKELGLEGKLISKDFLTSFGLIGSLCHLELHNSELLGDSGSNLLSWIGDHKNLTSLILSEFDFSSTMPSSIGNFRI; this is encoded by the coding sequence atgtttgtgtcTCGTAGATATCGTAGCACATCCTCTTTACTCATATACTCCATCTTGTTAAGTAGTATTGTGTTTCGACATATGGCTTCCATAGGTTTGGGACTACTacccctcctcttccttttaCATCTTCCCACAATAGCTACCTCCAGGGCTCACCTTGACAGTAACAACACTGTCTGGTGTCATCCAGACCAGGCTAGAGCCCTCCTCCAGCTAAAGGAATCTTTCTACTGGGGTAATTCTACGATCATCCTTCCGACATGGCAAGATGGAACCGATTGTTGTACCTGGGAGGGAGTTGGCTGCGATGCTTCTTCTCATCTTGTCACGGTACTTGATCTCAGTGGGCGGGGCATGTACAGTGTCAGTGATGGTTTTGAACCTGCACTCTTCAGTCTCACATCCCTACAACGCCTAGACCTTAGCATGAATTCCTTGGGTACCAGTAGTACCACCAAAGATGCTGAATTCGATAGGCTCACTTCGCTCACCCACCTCAACCTCTCCAATTCGGGCTTGGATCGTCAGATACCTATGGGCATCAGCAAACTCATTAATCTTGTGTCCTTGGACCTTTCCGACCGCTATGATTGGATGAACTTTATAAGTGGAAGTTCTAATTATCTGCAGGAATCCAGGTTGATGTCCCTAGTAGCAAACCTTAGCAATCTGAAAGAGCTCTACCTCGACAACATGGATATGTCTACAGATGTAGATGAGTGGTGCAAAACCCTTGCTCAATCAGTTCCTCGTCTTCAGGTACTTAGCTTGGAAGGTTGCTCTCTCAACACTCCTATTCATCACTCCCTTTTGAGGCTCCATTCTCTCACCGTGATAAATCTTCAGTCCAACCCTGGTATAGCTGTCAATATATTTCCAGATTTCTTCATGGGTTTTGCTAATTTAACTGTGCTTCGACTTTCGGATAATAATCTTGAAGGGTGGTTTCCTGATAGATTCTTTCAACTGAAAAATCTAAGAATCCTCGATTTGTCCTTTAATATGAATCTATTAGGGCATTTGCCAAAAGTTCCAACCTCTTTGGAGACATTGAGGCTAGAGGGGACTAGCTTTTCCTATGCTAAACCAATTTCTTCTAGCAATTTCAATATGTTGAAGGAGTTGGGTCTTGAAGGGAAATTAATTTCGAAGGATTTTCTCACGTCATTTGGTTTGATTGGGTCTTTATGCCACCTGGAACTCCATAATTCGGAATTATTAGGAGATTCAGGATCCAATTTGTTGTCATGGATTGGGGACCACAAGAACTTGACAAGCTTGATACTATCTGAGTTTGACTTCTCTAGCACAATGCCTTCATCCATTGGTAACTTCAGAATTTGA
- the LOC127760576 gene encoding receptor-like protein 33 → MYDCNLPRPILSAIGDLVDLQSLDISNCSTYSSMPSTIGNLTKLQILVITLCQFSGPIPYAIGQLKQLRVLLIEGCNMSGRIPNSIVNMSKLIYLGLPANSLSGEIPARLFTLPALLSLELDDNHFSGPIQEFDAVPSYMMRLRLTRNELTGDFPKSFFELTSLIALEIDSNNLAGSVDFSSFQRLKKLRALNLSHNNLSVIMDDEGDNSSSTYLSELNELGLACCNITKFPSILSRLSDMSYLDLSCNKISGNIPNWIWEKWSSSLVHLNLSNNMLTSMEVTSYLLPFNRNFETLDLSSNMLQGQIPIPNASAEFLDYSHNRFSSILPNFTLYLSKTWYLSMSKNNISGNVPHSICNSSLLVLNLAYNNFSGTFPSCVMEQKYFGNILNLRGNHFEGMLPTNVTRCAFQTIDLNGNKIEGRLPRALGNCTYLEVLDLGNNKIADTFPSWLGSLSYLRVLVLRSNQLYGSIGYTFEDKSGDHFSNLQIIDLASNNFTGNLHPQWLQKFISMKKYNNTGEIISHRQGISYGFYQDTVTISCKGSSMTFERILTTLTAIDLSDNALEGSIPESVGKLVSLHVLNLSHNAFSGRIPPQLGGITALESLDLSSNRISGEIPQELTNLTFLTVLNLSNNKLEGKIPESRQFATFESSSYEGNAGLCGDPLPKCASWSPPSAEPHAESSFEHVDIVMFLLVGVGFGVGFAAGILMKTSWISRWFHPLVSQRRT, encoded by the coding sequence ATGTATGACTGCAACCTCCCTAGGCCAATATTGTCTGCAATTGGTGATCTCGTGGACTTGCAAAGCTTGGATATATCAAACTGCAGTACATACAGTTCAATGCCATCCACAATTGGCAATCTCACTAAGTTGCAGATATTGGTAATTACACTTTGTCAGTTTTCTGGACCAATACCTTATGCAATTGGACAACTTAAGCAATTGAGGGTGTTATTGATTGAAGGGTGCAATATGTCtggtagaataccaaattcaaTTGTCAACATGAGTAAACTGATATATTTGGGGCTTCCAGCCAATTCTCTGAGCGGCGAAATTCCAGCACGGCTTTTCACTCTTCCAGCACTACTCTCCTTGGAACTTGATGATAATCATTTTTCTGGTCCTATACAAGAGTTTGATGCTGTGCCTTCCTATATGATGAGACTGCGGTTGACCAGAAATGAATTGACAGGAGACTTTCCCAAGTCATTCTTTGAACTCACTAGTTTAATTGCTCTAGAAATTGACTCGAACAACTTGGCAGGCTCTGTGGATTTTTCATCTTTTCAGAGGTTAAAGAAGCTCCGTGCTTTGAATCTTTCACACAATAACTTGTCTGTCATTATGGATGACGAAGGCGATAACTCTTCATCTACGTATCTCTCTGAACTTAACGAGCTAGGACTTGCATGTTGCAATATAACTAAATTTCCAAGTATTTTGTCTCGTCTGAGTGACATGTCTTATCTGGACCTTTCTTGCAATAAAATCAGTGGGAACATACCAAATTGGATATGGGAGAAATGGAGCAGTAGCCTTGTGCATTTAAATCTCTCCAACAACATGCTCACCAGTATGGAAGTTACTTCATATCTTCTCCCTTTTAATAGAAACTTTGAAACTTTGGATCTCAGTTCCAATATGCTTCAAGGACAGATTCCTATACCAAACGCATCAGCTGAATTCTTGGATTATTCACATAACAGATTCTCTTCTATTCTGCCAAACTTCACTTTATATCTTAGTAAAACCTGGTATCTCAGCATGTCCAAGAATAATATAAGTGGAAATGTACCACATTCTATTTGCAATTCAAGCCTGCTGGTACTAAACCTGGCGTATAACAACTTTAGTGGGACATTTCCATCCTGTGTAATGGAACAAAAGTACTTCGGAAACatattaaatttgaggggaAATCACTTTGAAGGGATGTTACCTACCAATGTTACAAGATGTGCTTTCCAGACAATAGATTTAAATGGGAATAAGATTGAAGGTCGGCTTCCAAGGGCACTTGGTAACTGCACATATTTGGAGGTTCTTGACTTGGGAAATAATAAAATTGCCGACACTTTTCCATCTTGGCTAGGAAGTCTTTCCTATCTCCGTGTCCTTGTCTTGAGATCAAACCAGTTGTACGGTTCTATAGGTTATACGTTTGAGGACAAATCTGGAGATCACTTCTCAAACTTGCAAATCATTGATCTGGCCTCAAACAACTTCACTGGCAATTTGCATCCGCAATGGCTTCAAAAGTTTATATCTATGAAGAAGTACAATAATACAGGAGAAATTATCAGCCATCGTCAAGGCATATCATATGGATTTTACCAAGATACTGTAACAATCTCATGTAAAGGGTCCTCTATGACTTTTGAAAGGATCTTAACTACCTTGACAGCAATCGACTTATCAGATAATGCATTGGAAGGAAGCATTCCTGAGTCGGTCGGAAAACTTGTTTCACTACATGTACTAAACCTGTCACATAATGCCTTCAGTGGAAGAATTCCACCCCAGCTTGGCGGCATAACTGCTCTGGAATCACTGGACTTGTCTTCAAACCGAATTTCAGGAGAGATTCCTCAAGAGCTTACTAACCTGACATTTCTAACCGTCTTGAACCTGAGCAATAATAAATTGGAGGGAAAGATACCAGAGTCACGTCAATTTGCAACATTTGAAAGCAGTTCATATGAAGGCAACGCAGGACTTTGTGGAGACCCGCTGCCTAAATGTGCCAGTTggagtcctccaagtgctgaaCCACATGCAGAGAGCTCCTTTGAGCATGTCGATATTGTGATGTTTCTCTTAGTTGGCGTGGGCTTTGGAGTTGGGTTTGCAGCAGGTATTCTGATGAAAACAAGTTGGATTAGCAGGTGGTTTCACCCTCTGGTCAGCCAACGACGAACCTGA
- the LOC127760014 gene encoding uncharacterized protein LOC127760014, whose product MEELAPELIGPRISFSHDGVVATAGSAATPARSDTSLVVVMSSWRPRLPEPEFDFANAAAADVAPADRLFAGGKLLPVPPLPPVHPKPSPCKQPQSASGGGVKPTSYQRRPGSWTSPFTRSCSVNSATTATATAAPRSGSFSCPSFPLMRSRSAGSAAAAQGGVVSGGGHHRPPQHKKAGATAAAYYYGGSRNGSSGHGVRVSPVINVPSIGTSMVNMLSYLLCDCGNKTTKNRGFGLNC is encoded by the coding sequence ATGGAGGAATTAGCACCGGAGCTGATCGGCCCGAGGATCTCCTTCTCTCACGACGGCGTTGTGGCGACCGCCGGATCAGCCGCGACACCGGCGCGGTCGGACAcgtcgctcgtcgtcgtcatgtCGTCGTGGCGGCCGCGGCTCCCCGAGCCGGAGTTCGACTTCGCCaatgcggccgccgccgacgtcgcgccGGCCGATCGACTCTTCGCCGGCGGGAAGCTGCTGCCcgtgccgccgttgccgccggttCATCCCAAGCCAAGCCCGTGCAAGCAGCCGCAGtcagcaagcggcggcggcgtgaagcCGACGAGTTACCAGAGGCGGCCGGGTTCTTGGACGTCGCCGTTCACGCGCAGCTGCAGCGTGAATTccgccacgacggcgacggcgacggcggcgccgcggtcgGGGAGCTTCAGTTGCCCGTCGTTCCCGCTCATGCGGAGCCGGTCGGCTGgctcggcggccgcggcgcaggGCGGCGTCGTCTCGGGCGGCGgtcaccaccggccgccgcagcACAAGAAAGCCGGTGCTACAGCAGCAGCTTACTACTATGGGGGCAGTAGAAATGGCAGCTCCGGCCATGGCGTTAGGGTTAGCCCGGTGATCAACGTGCCATCCATTGGCACCAGCATGGTGAACATGCTGAGCTACTTGCTCTGCGACTGTGGCAACAAGACCACCAAGAACAGGGGTTTCGGACTTAATTGCTAG
- the LOC127760435 gene encoding uncharacterized protein LOC127760435 encodes MEEGKHAVVDLSEEEERRGGGAPGEGSSDEVGDAVGLGRGAESTEPEGSSAVDDADHGVAAEVAKNDDLEEPLLEPEGVTAVGSGGGDGTASDGGENELHEVPKNPMATRFAFRATDANATPVSTYRGMLSRSRKNAGPTRFVSAGAPPSADPETPALSTSSSELVKSSPENASAVPDADHGASPGRGNEQDLEAAEKQSEARFVSGHTAANAMPPSTFRIRPSRSRKQSSPTRSILREADPPLPAPDAAAAAESSHREPSRSKKQPRPERFIPEEGEAAARAKARRSGIALDRFITSQLNNPSGPSTEWEREVTAADVVGGGQGEECTTSDQPSCSIAISDSGPPEEPLPDDRRRIYSVLAVLGVSLAVSMAVLALFYIFGSESPSPPSDPNQE; translated from the exons ATGGAGGAAGGCAAGCACGCGGTTGTTGATCtctccgaggaggaggagcgcagAGGAGGAGGGGCTCCGGGGGAGGGTAGCTCCGACGAGGTCGGCGATGCCGTGGGCCTGGGGCGAGGGGCCGAGTCGACGGAGCCGGAGGGCTCATCGGCGGTTGACGATGCCGACCATGGGGTCGCGGCGGAGGTTGCCAAGAACGACGATCTCGAG GAACCGTTGCTCGAGCCGGAGGGAGTCACGGCggtgggaagcggcggcggagatgggaCCGCGTCGGACGGCGGCGAGAACGAACTCCATGAGGTGCCCAAGAACCCGATGGCGACTCGCTTCG CGTTCCGAGCCACGGATGCAAACGCGACGCCGGTCTCCACCTATCGCGGCATGTTGTCACGAAGCAGGAAGAATGCCGGCCCGACGCGCTTCGTCTCCGCGGGAGCTCCCCCGTCGGCTGATCCCGAGACTCCTGCTCTGAGCACGTCGTCGTCAGAGCTCGTGAAAAGCTCACCGGAGAATGCCTCTGCAGTGCCCGATGCTGACCATGGCGCCTCGCCAGGCAGAGGAAACGAGCAGGATCTTGAGGCGGCCGAGAAGCAGAGCGAGGCTCGCTTCG TGTCCGGCCACACGGCGGCGAACGCGATGCCCCCCTCCACCTTCCGCATCCGGCCGTCTCGAAGCAGGAAGCAATCCAGCCCGACGCGCTCCATCCTCAGGGAAGCCGATCCGCCTCTGCCTG CtccggacgcggcggcggcggcggagtcctcGCACCGCGAGCCTTCTCGGAGCAAGAAGCAGCCCCGCCCTGAGCGCTTCATCCCGGAGGAAGGCGAGGCGGCCGCCCGCGCCAAGGCTCGCCGGAGTGGCATTGCTCTCGACAGGTTCATCACCTCTCAGCTCAACAACCCGTCGGGACCGAGCACGGAGTGGGAGAGGGAAGTCAcggcggccgacgtcgtcggcggcggccagggaGAAGAATGCACCACGAGCGATCAGCCTTCTTGCTCGATAGCCATCTCTGATTCGGGGCCACCTGAAGAGCCGCTACCTGACGACAGGCGAAGAATCTACAGCGTTCTGGCCGTTCTTGGCGTTTCACTGGCCGTCAGTATGGCCGTGCTCGCGCTGTTCTACATCTTTGGATCCGAGTCTCCATCTCCGCCCAGCGACCCGAACCAGGAG TGA
- the LOC127767315 gene encoding uncharacterized protein LOC127767315 has protein sequence MVISAEPHPPPPPDPVADGAAAVEAAASSARHQAAVLSSFPSLKTWGSHRVLRCAHVNRAGDAIAAARRSPEQLDGVKERLLLHLREVDGSDVVADAEVAAAVAAPAPAAAASRPWKLRSRRRPAVAPASSASPPPERRAARARAEALDRARFSVTLTSEEIEEDVYAVTGARPRRRPRRRPRPVQKQLDLLFPGAWLSEITVESYRVPDDR, from the exons atgGTGATCTCCGCCGAGCCGcacccgcctcctcccccggaTCCCGTCGCGgatggcgccgcggcggtggaggcggcggcgtcgagcgctCGCCACCAGGCCGCggtcctctcgtcgttcccgtCGCTGAAGACGTGGGGGAGCCACCGCGTCCTGCGGTGCGCCCACGTCAACCGCGCCGGGGACGCCATCGCGGCCGCCAGGCGTTCCCCGGAGCAGCTCGACGGGGTCAAGGAGCGGCTCCTGCTCCACCTCCGCGAGGTGGATGGGAGCGACGTGGTGGCCGACGCGGAAGTTGCGGCGGCGGTAGCCgccccggccccggcggcggctgcttcgCGCCCGTGGAAGCTGCGCAGTCGACGTCGCCCGGCGGTCGCCCCGGCGTCGAGCgcgtctccgccgccggagcggaGGGCCGCGAGGGCCCGCGCGGAGGCCCTCGACAGGGCGCGGTTCTCGGTGACGCTGACGAGcgaggagatcgaggaggacGTCTACGCCGTCACCGgcgcgcgccctcgccgccggcctcggcggcgacctcgcccCGTGCAGAAGCAACTCGAT CTGCTATTTCCCGGTGCATGGCTGTCCGAGATCACCGTCGAGTCCTACCGGGTGCCCGACGATCGGTGA